One window from the genome of Myxocyprinus asiaticus isolate MX2 ecotype Aquarium Trade chromosome 30, UBuf_Myxa_2, whole genome shotgun sequence encodes:
- the LOC127421335 gene encoding pyruvate dehydrogenase (acetyl-transferring) kinase isozyme 2, mitochondrial-like — protein sequence MKFAQLLLKNNSKLNIPKQVDRFSKYSPSPLSMKQFIDFGSANACEKTSFIFLRQELPVRLANIMKEIDFLPDKLLSTPSLKLLHSWYAQSLMELVDFLEKNPDDKKILTKFTETLINVRNRHNNVVPTMAQGVLEYKEAFGVDPVTNQNVQYFLDRFYMSRISTRMLMNQHTLIFDGSTNPAHPKHIGSIDPHCDVVEVVKDAYESAKMLCDQYYLTSPEVEIKQVNFKGPSEPINIVYVPSHLYHMLFELFKNAMRATVETHETSLRLPPIKVRVSLGSEDLTIKMSDRGGGVPLRKIERLFSYMYSTAPSPVTEDNRNVPLAGFGYGLPISRLYAKYFQGDLQLYSMEGYGTSAVIYLKALSSESVERLPVFNKSALRHYQTSTEADDWCIPSSEPKKLGKYECSV from the exons ATGAAGTTCGCCCAGCTGTTGTTGAAGAACAACTCAAAGTTAAACATACCAAAGCAAGTGGACCGATTTTCAAAGTACTCTCCGTCCCCACTCTCAATGAAGCAGTTCATTGACTTTG GATCTGCCAATGCCTGTGAGAAGACCTCCTTCATTTTTTTAAGGCAAGAGCTTCCTGTCCGGTTAGCCAACATCATGAAGGAGATAGACTTCCTCCCTGACAAACTGCTCAGCACACCCTCTCTGAAGCTGCTTCATAGCTG GTACGCCCAGAGTCTGATGGAGCTTGTTGACTTCTTAGAGAAAAACCCTGATGATAAAAAGATCTTAACTAA ATTCACAGAAACGCTGATCAATGTCAGGAACAGGCATAATAACGTGGTGCCCACCATGGCACAGGGAGTGCTGGAGTACAAGGAGGCCTTTGGCGTGGATCCCGTGACCAATCAGAACGTCCAGTACTTTTTGGACCGTTTCTACATGAGCCGAATCTCCACACGCATGCTGATGAATCAACACA CATTAATCTTTGATGGCAGCACCAATCCAGCCCACCCTAAACATATTGGCAGTATCGACCCACACTGTGATGTTGTGGAGGTTGTAAAAG ATGCCTATGAGAGTGCCAAAATGCTGTGTGATCAATACTACTTGACCTCTCCGGAAGTGGAAATCAAACAAGTGAACT ttaaaggaCCCAGTGAGCCCATAAATATAGTTTATGTGCCTTCTCATCTGTACCACATGCTCTTTGAACTCTTCAAG AACGCAATGAGAGCAACTGTGGAAACCCATGAAACCAGCCTACGTCTTCCACCAATCAAAGTGAGAGTTTCTCTTGGGAGTGAAGACCTGACTATTAAG ATGTCTGACAGAGGAGGTGGCGTTCCCTTGAGGAAAATTGAAAGGCTTTTCAGCTACATGTATTCTACTGCACCGAGTCCTGTGACAGAAGATAATCGCAATGTTCCCCTG GCTGGTTTTGGCTATGGTCTTCCTATCTCCCGCCTCTATGCCAAGTACTTTCAGGGAGATCTACAGCTGTACTCTATGGAGGGATATGGAACATCGGCAGTCATATACCTAAAG GCCTTATCCTCAGAGTCTGTAGAGAGACTGCCTGTTTTCAACAAGTCAGCCTTAAGGCATTATCAAACCAGCACAGAGGCAGATGACTGGTGCATCCCGAGCAGTGAGCCCAAGAAACTGGGAAAGTATGAATGCAGTGTCTGA